The Pseudalkalibacillus hwajinpoensis nucleotide sequence GGTTAGTTATCAAACGAACGAAGGACAATGGATACTCAAAAATATCAATCTAGAAATACCTCAGGGAACAAAGCTTGCTATTCTTGGTCCGAGTGGTTCTGGTAAAACGAGCCTTCTTAAGCTTATGAAAGGAATCTATTCTCCTTCTGAAGGTAGTGTGTCTATAAACGGTTTAGAGACAGCTCTGTCTAAGGGGAATAAACAACAGTTAAGTGTACTTAATCAACAGCCTTATCTTTTTGATACATCGGTATTGAATAATCTTCGACTCGGGAAGCCATCTGCTACAGATGAAGAGGTATATGAAGCGGCGAAAAGCGTCCAACTTCATGACTTTATTGTTGCATTACCTGAAGGCTATCAAACTTCTATGGAAGAAGCGGGAACGAGATTCTCGGGAGGAGAGCGTCAACGAATTGCACTAGCTCGTATTTTGTTGCAAGATGCACCGATCGTCCTCCTGGATGAACCTACTGTTGCTCTTGATCCTCGAACGGAACAGGAATTACTCTCTACTATTTTTCAAGTTCTTGAGGGAAAAACCGTTGTTTGGGTTACACACCACCTTGTTGGAATGAAAAGAATGGACCAAATTCTGTTTATGGATGAAGGTGAAATTGTAATGGAAGGAAAGCATGATGAGCTGCTCGTGTCGAGTGACCGCTACAGAAGGCTTTATGAATTAGACACGCCATTTCAATTAAAGAAAGTTAATGATGAAATGAAAATGATAGGATAAAGGACCTTGTGAAGGGAATGCAATAGCATGTTTGAAAAGAATTCATTTAATTTTGTTCTTTTTGAAGAACCTAAAATAAGGGTTTTTACTAGTTAGTTGACATAATTGTAATAAACACATGACGTAAATAGGTATTAGGTACTATATTGTGCAAAGTTTATAAAAACCGTATTAATCTGTCATATTTATGTAACCGACTTGTTATTGGACTAAAATCACTGTGTTATATTTGCCTGTTATCATGTGGAACATGGGTGATTGAGAGATAAACAAACCAACACCAATATTAAAAACTCTCAGGAGGAATGTATACATGGTAGCTCGTAAAAACATTGTAAGAAACGTGGTTACATCCACAGCACTAGCTGGAATGATGTTTGCTAGTCCAGTAGTTTCAGAAGCGGCACTAGGAGATCAAACACTTTCTTATGGTGAAAAACACGGCGACGTTGTCGAGTTACAGGATGTACTGTCTGCCAAGGGGTATTTCAACTATGATGAATCTACAGGATACTACGGATCTATTACTGAAGGTGCTGTAAAGCAATTCCAAAAAGAACACGGTCTTTCAGTTGATGGTATCGCAGGTCCAAATACATTTTCAGCAATGCAAAGCGTAAATAATGGACAAGCTATGCGTACGCTCGTTCAAGGTGATCACGGTCACCAGGTACAAGCACTACAAGAAGAGCTTGGCGGTTATTATAACTATACAGTAGACGGAATTTATGGTCCTATCACTGAACAAGCAGTTCGTGCGTTCCAAGCTGACAATGGTCTATCAGTAGATGGTATTGCAGGTAAGAACACGTGGTCTGTACTAAACGGTGGTAGTGCTCCAGCACCGAAAGAAACAGCTAATAAAGAAGCAGTACAAACATCTACGACTTCTAATTCCACGCCTGCAAAAGAATCAAACACTGAAAGTAAGTCTTCACAGGCAAGTGGACAAGAAATTCAGGTGGAAGCAACAGCTTACACTGCTTTCTGTACAGGATGCTCAGGTGTAACAGCAACTGGTATTGATTTGAGAGCTAATCCAAATCAAAAAGTAATCGCTGTTGACCCTGATGTAATCCCACTAGGTTCTAAAGTATATGTAGAAGGTTACGGAGAAGCAGTTGCTGGTGATACTGGCGGCGCAATCCAAGGTAATCGAGTTGATTTATTCATGGCCGACCAACAAGATGCACTAGACTTTGGTCGTAAAACAGTTACTGTAACGGTACTTGACTAATTAAATAAAAGATAACTGCCTGATTTCTTAATCAGGCAGTTTTTTTTATCCTTAGGATAGGTTTATGAATGTTGTTGTTTTTGAATCATTAGTATAAGTGAAACTTATCCTTAATGAAAGATACGTAAAATAGAAGATGATTTTCAACTTTATAACCTAGTTTACAGGGTGGTTTTTATGTTTTCTCTCTTATGATATAGTTTCAAAGGTTTGAAATTGTATTGTTTGAGAGGGGCTTTTCAATGCGAAATAAAATCATTCGGTGGAGTTTCTTTTTCGTAGGTCTCGCTGTTCTTGGTCTAGGGATTGCAATGACCATTAAAGGGAAAACATTTGGAATTGGGCCCTGGGATGTTTTTCACTATGGCTTATTTAAGCATTTTGGATTAACGATCGGAAGCTGGTCTATTCTAACTGGCTTTATTATACTGAGCTTCACTTCACTTTATACAAGGTCACTTCCGAAAGTGGGGGCCTTTCTAAATATGCTGCTACTGGGATTATTTATTGATTTTTTCTTATATGTTTTACCAGATCCTGAAACATTGCTGGCACAAGCCGTCATATTCATTGTCGGTGTTGTTGTACTAGGTTACGGTATTGGTTTATATGTAACGTCTGGTCTCGGTGCTGGACCCCGCGATGGTATTATGTTACTCATTGTTGAAAAAACAGGTTGGCGCATTGATTGGGTTAGAAACGGTATCGAAATTACTGTGTTACTCCTCGGATGGATGCTGGGAGGACCAGTTGGTATTGGCAGTATTTTTATTGCTTTTATGCTCGGTAAAATCATTCAATTTGCGCTACCTCAGTGTAAAGCGTTACTAACAGCTATATTGCACTATCAACATCCTGTGTCATCTAATGAATCCTCTTATTAAGCTGATCGATGATTCAAAAAGATCAAAGAACGATAATCATAACAAAAAAGCCTACCAATAATTGTTTGGTAGGCTTTTTTTCTATTCATTTTTCTCTTTAAGCCATTCTTTGAAAATAGTAAAATCTTGTTTTACGCGATTCTGATAAAAAGAGGCCCAGTGGTTCACTTCATTCCGAAGATTTTCCCAAGTATCAATCACATTAAGGATTTCTGTTTCGCTATGATATGTTAAGTAGTGGTGATCGATATCAGAATCAGCACGTGCATGAATTTTGGCAGAAATCTTTGCCATCATTGTAACAGTTTGTTTAAATTCAGGATAGTTTTGAATATGATCTGGTTCAATTTCAGCTGAGTAAGGTGATTTTTCTCGTACATAGAATTCTTTATCGTTAATCGTGATATAACCAAGGTGCGGATCTTGTTTATGATGCATCGCTTTTTGGGTCTTAATTACGCGTAACCCTTCATGTTTATTTGTATCCCAGAATGCTTGATCGTATGGGAAGAAATAAGCAGGTATAGGAGTGCGAGCTTCTTTTGCTTCAAGGATAAGGTCAGTCATATGATCTTCCGTGTTAACACCTTGTACTAGAATAAGATAACGTTTAAGTCCAGTAGAGCCCACTCCTGCACCAACAATCTCTACCATATCTTTTATTTCATAATGTCTCAGATTATTGTCCACTTCATCTTTTAAAGTGGTGGTATAGGAGCTCCATGCTGTTTTGATTAAATTTTTCTCCGAATCTTCAAGTTCATTTACTTTATCCTTCTTACGGATAAACTGGCGATTCCCCTCATTATTAATAAATGTTTGTTTCTCAAGTGCATCAGTAGGGGAGTGGCTTTCTAGTTCTGCTAATGTGTCCTTGATCGGACCTTCTGTATTTTGTTGGGTAAATTGAAGTTCAACTGGATTTTCGTTTGCTTCTTCGAACTGTTGAAGTTGATTTACGTAATTTTCTATATAGACACTAACCAAATTATCTTGATTTTCTTCTGAATAACCCAGATCTTCAGCATACAAACGTATACTTACAGCCATTCTGAGTAAATCATACAAGTAAGAACCCAGGTATCCTTCATCAAAATCATCTACATCAAAGACGTTTTCACCATCTTCATTGCGAAAAGCACTAAAGTTATCGAAATGAAGATCTCCCATTAACCAGGTAGGTTTGTCACCTGGGGTATGATAATGAAATGGAATTTGTGTTACATCATAGTAGTATAAATAGGCGCTGCCACGAAAGAAACTAAAAGGGCTTTCGCTCATTTTTTGATATTTCGTATTGCGCTCTGCTTTTGTAAGTTTCATCAATGTTGAATCAAATTGCTCAATAATCATTTGTAATGTTTGTTTACGAAGGTAGCTTCTTGTGTTTTTAATGTGCTCTGTAGAAATGGATGACATGCTGCTTCCTCCTTAATTTTGTTATATCCCCAGTGTACTTGAAGAAAAGATACGAGCAAAATAAAAGGTATTATAGTAGGGGTCAGTTAGTTTAGATAAGAAAGAACTTAGGATGACAAAGACTATGAAATGCAGATTCAAAGGCAAACAAAACGATTTCAATGACTCATATAGTGAGGTTGGTAACGATAGTCGGAGAGGCATTGTTTGTAATTTAGTAATGAGTAAATGAAAAATCCCTCTCCACCAATTTGGAGAGGGAGGACTATAGAGTTAATTTCTGATGATCTCTTCTTTCAATTCATGTTCTTTAATATAAGCAAGCGGAAGAAGAGTACTTTCGAAATCGAATGGTTTTAACTCTTTTCCGGTTGAAAGACGATTTGGATAGTCAGGGTTTGCGAGAGCGCTAGTACCAAGGCTAACAAAATCACCTTCTTTGTTTCCGATAAGGTTACTTGCTTTATCTGGATCACCTAGCTGTCCATTTGCGATCACTGGAATGGAGCTGAAGGTTTTCGCTGCCGAAGCTAACGTTTTCGTTCCCTCTCCAAATGCAGGTTGAGTTGCATCAGGATCTGTGACGTGGATGTAATCAAGCTCTTTTTCTAGAATGGAGAAGATGATTTTGGCAGATTTTTCGCCTTCAGGCCATTTATAAGCCGGGTCAGCAACTTTGATTTGAGATAAACGAATGCCAACTGTAAAGTCCTCTCCTACTTCATTTCGAACATCCTCAATCACTTCAACTAGAAGTTTCAGCCTGTTTTCAAGTGATCCACCATATTCATCGTTTCGATGGTTTGAATAGTCTGTTAAGAATTGGTCAAGAAGATATCCGTTGGCCCCATGAATTTCAACACCATCAAATCCAGCTTCTTTTGCATGATGAGCAGCACTGATAAAGGAGTGTCTCACTTCCTTAATATCGTCGATCGAAAGAGGTGTTGGTGTATCAAAGTGACCTGATCCTCCATAAAAGCCAAGCTGTTCTCCTTTGGGAGGAATATTAGAAGGAGCTACAGTTACATCTGAATATGCATTCCCTTGACTTTGTCCACCTGCATGCATCAGTTGGGCAATAATTGGAGTCCCGAACTCGTGAACGGAAGAAGTGATATTTCTCCACGTCTCAACGTGGTTTTTATTTGTTAACCCGGGCTGGTTTAAATATCCCTGGCTATATCTTTCATCCGTATAGATGCCTTCAGTGATGATAGCACCAAATCCTCCTTTCGCAAAACGCTCATAATAATCGCGCATTGTTGTTGTTGCACTACCGTCAACTGTTGCCGTTATTCTAGTCATTGGAGCGACGATAAAGCGATTTTTTAATGAAATCTTTCCTAGCACTTCTGAAGTATATAAGTTTTCATATGTCATGATTATCATCCTCTCTTCTATCGTGTGTATGGAGTAATTATAAGGGGAAGCCTAAGATTACACGAAAGTTATGCTCAGTATAGTAGAATCCTCAATGGCTACTACTTCATAGAAAAACCACCCTTTTCTTTAAAGAGTGGTTTAGAGTACGTTTATCTGATTTGTCCAGTACCTGTCATGCAATATTTAATCGTTGTTAATGCAGGGAGACCCATAGGTCCTCTGGCATGTAGCTTTTGGGTAGAAATACCGATTTCCGCACCAAAGCCTAGAGCAGAGCCGTCTGTAAAGCGAGTAGATGCATTGTGATAGACTGCTGCCGCATCTACAAGACTGCGGAATAGGGATGCAGATTTGGCATCTTCTGTAATAATCGCTTCAGAGTGCTTCGTGCCATACTTTTCAATATGATCAATTGCCTCTTCAGTGTTTTCGACTGTTTTGATTGCAATTTCAAGACCAAGGTATTCGTTACTCCAGTCATCTTCATCAGCAAGTACAGCATCTTTAAACGTGTTCACGATATGCTCGTCACCATGAACTTTAATTTTATGATCAGCTAGTGATTTTTCAAGAACGTCCAGATTTTCTTCTAGCCATTTCTTGTGAACGATTAGTGTTTCAACTGCATTACATACAGCTGGTCGATCTGTTTTTGCATTAATCAAGATGTTTATTGCCTTCTCAGCTTCAGCCGACTGATCAAAATAAATATGACAGTTTCCTACGCCTGTCTCTAGTACTGGGACAGTTGCATTGTTCACGACTGTATTAATTAGAGCGCCTCCTCCACGGGGAATTAGAACATCAATGTGT carries:
- a CDS encoding DUF2252 domain-containing protein, whose product is MSSISTEHIKNTRSYLRKQTLQMIIEQFDSTLMKLTKAERNTKYQKMSESPFSFFRGSAYLYYYDVTQIPFHYHTPGDKPTWLMGDLHFDNFSAFRNEDGENVFDVDDFDEGYLGSYLYDLLRMAVSIRLYAEDLGYSEENQDNLVSVYIENYVNQLQQFEEANENPVELQFTQQNTEGPIKDTLAELESHSPTDALEKQTFINNEGNRQFIRKKDKVNELEDSEKNLIKTAWSSYTTTLKDEVDNNLRHYEIKDMVEIVGAGVGSTGLKRYLILVQGVNTEDHMTDLILEAKEARTPIPAYFFPYDQAFWDTNKHEGLRVIKTQKAMHHKQDPHLGYITINDKEFYVREKSPYSAEIEPDHIQNYPEFKQTVTMMAKISAKIHARADSDIDHHYLTYHSETEILNVIDTWENLRNEVNHWASFYQNRVKQDFTIFKEWLKEKNE
- a CDS encoding glutamate-5-semialdehyde dehydrogenase, whose protein sequence is MTTLDPIKVNVKEQAKQAQVASKALSLLTTEEKNQALLIIADELEKETDYILNENKKDLERGKEKGFTEAFMDRLSLSKERVKDFAKGLREVAELEDPVGEVISDWSLDNGMQVEQVRVPLGVIGMIYEARPNVTVDATGLALKSGNAIVLKGGSNALNSNKGIVRVIHEALPKTKIPVDAVQLIATTDREATSQLFTMKEHIDVLIPRGGGALINTVVNNATVPVLETGVGNCHIYFDQSAEAEKAINILINAKTDRPAVCNAVETLIVHKKWLEENLDVLEKSLADHKIKVHGDEHIVNTFKDAVLADEDDWSNEYLGLEIAIKTVENTEEAIDHIEKYGTKHSEAIITEDAKSASLFRSLVDAAAVYHNASTRFTDGSALGFGAEIGISTQKLHARGPMGLPALTTIKYCMTGTGQIR
- a CDS encoding NADH:flavin oxidoreductase → MTYENLYTSEVLGKISLKNRFIVAPMTRITATVDGSATTTMRDYYERFAKGGFGAIITEGIYTDERYSQGYLNQPGLTNKNHVETWRNITSSVHEFGTPIIAQLMHAGGQSQGNAYSDVTVAPSNIPPKGEQLGFYGGSGHFDTPTPLSIDDIKEVRHSFISAAHHAKEAGFDGVEIHGANGYLLDQFLTDYSNHRNDEYGGSLENRLKLLVEVIEDVRNEVGEDFTVGIRLSQIKVADPAYKWPEGEKSAKIIFSILEKELDYIHVTDPDATQPAFGEGTKTLASAAKTFSSIPVIANGQLGDPDKASNLIGNKEGDFVSLGTSALANPDYPNRLSTGKELKPFDFESTLLPLAYIKEHELKEEIIRN
- a CDS encoding YczE/YyaS/YitT family protein — its product is MRNKIIRWSFFFVGLAVLGLGIAMTIKGKTFGIGPWDVFHYGLFKHFGLTIGSWSILTGFIILSFTSLYTRSLPKVGAFLNMLLLGLFIDFFLYVLPDPETLLAQAVIFIVGVVVLGYGIGLYVTSGLGAGPRDGIMLLIVEKTGWRIDWVRNGIEITVLLLGWMLGGPVGIGSIFIAFMLGKIIQFALPQCKALLTAILHYQHPVSSNESSY
- a CDS encoding peptidoglycan-binding protein codes for the protein MVARKNIVRNVVTSTALAGMMFASPVVSEAALGDQTLSYGEKHGDVVELQDVLSAKGYFNYDESTGYYGSITEGAVKQFQKEHGLSVDGIAGPNTFSAMQSVNNGQAMRTLVQGDHGHQVQALQEELGGYYNYTVDGIYGPITEQAVRAFQADNGLSVDGIAGKNTWSVLNGGSAPAPKETANKEAVQTSTTSNSTPAKESNTESKSSQASGQEIQVEATAYTAFCTGCSGVTATGIDLRANPNQKVIAVDPDVIPLGSKVYVEGYGEAVAGDTGGAIQGNRVDLFMADQQDALDFGRKTVTVTVLD